The following are from one region of the Streptomyces tuirus genome:
- a CDS encoding rod shape-determining protein has product MTDAHGLSGHASRHRPWPLCRRCCGIALDMGSARTRVWLAGKGTVVDVPTVTFPGTGAIHPVQRGTIVDTPGCARMLERLLGHRLPRFTRPMVIVTTPVLDGVAYRTRARAAVEVLRPRSVLTVPSARSIALAADADLSRPLLVVDIGARLTEVVLLCDGAVTDAHRTAVGTSDLDETTTPEQLVEAVVAMLTAIRRQDRTSLTAGALRRGLLLAGGGALRPDITHPLTARLKAPLRIVPAPHTAAVRGAAKVLQAAHGHPSASAALPPVNHPH; this is encoded by the coding sequence ATGACCGACGCCCACGGCCTGTCCGGTCACGCCTCCCGTCACCGGCCCTGGCCCCTGTGCCGGCGCTGCTGCGGCATCGCCCTGGACATGGGCAGCGCCCGCACCCGCGTCTGGCTCGCCGGCAAGGGCACGGTCGTCGACGTGCCCACCGTCACCTTCCCCGGCACCGGCGCGATCCACCCGGTCCAGCGCGGGACCATCGTCGACACTCCGGGGTGTGCCCGGATGCTGGAGCGTCTGCTCGGCCACCGGTTGCCCCGCTTCACCCGCCCCATGGTCATCGTCACCACTCCGGTCCTGGACGGCGTCGCCTACCGCACCCGGGCCCGCGCCGCCGTCGAGGTGCTTCGGCCGCGCAGCGTCCTCACCGTGCCCAGTGCCCGGAGCATCGCCCTGGCCGCCGACGCGGACCTGTCCCGGCCGCTGCTGGTGGTGGACATCGGCGCCCGCCTCACCGAAGTGGTCCTGCTGTGCGACGGCGCCGTCACCGACGCGCACCGCACGGCCGTGGGCACCAGCGACCTCGACGAGACGACCACACCCGAGCAACTCGTCGAGGCGGTGGTCGCGATGCTGACGGCGATCCGCCGCCAGGACCGCACCTCGCTCACCGCCGGAGCCCTGCGGCGCGGCCTCCTCCTGGCCGGCGGGGGAGCCCTGCGCCCGGACATCACCCACCCCCTCACGGCCCGCCTCAAGGCGCCGCTGCGCATCGTCCCGGCCCCGCACACCGCGGCCGTACGCGGCGCCGCCAAGGTCCTTCAGGCCGCACACGGCCACCCCTCGGCCTCCGCGGCACTCCCGCCCGTCAACCACCCCCACTAG
- the secD gene encoding protein translocase subunit SecD translates to MNLSLRVRALLALAVLALSLYVAATVPVRLGLDLRGGTQIVLETRSTPTTDADGAATDRTLEVLRGRIDALGVAEPTLVRSGDHRIIVELPGVQDPKKAAAVLGRTAQLTFHPVLGAADGPDDTSRPLPKQPRERVVPDESGTPLRLGPASLTGEDVKEAAARFDQQGGAGWHVTVGFEDTGRAGWADLTGEAACEAPGDPARRVAIVLDDKVISSPQVDPSLTCGTGIRDGATRITGSFSPEEARELSLLINGGALPVPVETVEQRTVGPTLGAQAITASAWAAAIGTALTSLFIIVVYRLMGGLAAVALACYGLLSYAALAALGATLTLPGLAGFVLAIGMAVDANVLVFERAREEYAVRRRPSIRSSLAAGFRNAFSAIADSNITTLIAAALLFFLASGPVRGFGVTLGIGVLASMFSALVISRVLAEFAASRPGVRRRPRLTGIATIGAVRERLTRRDPLLMRRPRRWLVTSAAVLALAGSGIVVRGVDLGVEFTGGRLIEYTTSAPVDPGPVRTALADAGFPRAVVQSSGETGLTVRTDPLTDAEEAEVTGAVRDLDGRADKVRDELIGPSLGKELRQGALIALAVALGAQFVYLAARFRWMLGSAAVVALLHDVVVLLGVFAWLGKPVDGVFLAALLTVIGYSVNDSVVLFDRVRELTRRSPGSPFAGTVNQAILQTLPRTVNTGMGAAFMLTALAVLGGSSLTDFALALLIGLAVGTYSSVFTAAPVAIRLHGRSRPGEQSREGGAVTK, encoded by the coding sequence TTGAACCTTTCCCTGCGCGTGCGGGCGCTGCTCGCCCTCGCCGTGCTCGCCCTGTCCCTGTACGTCGCCGCCACCGTGCCGGTCCGGCTCGGACTGGACCTGCGCGGCGGAACACAGATCGTGCTCGAAACCCGTTCCACCCCCACCACCGACGCCGACGGCGCGGCCACCGACCGCACCCTGGAGGTCCTGCGCGGCCGCATCGACGCGCTCGGCGTCGCCGAACCCACCCTGGTGCGCTCCGGCGACCACCGGATCATCGTCGAACTGCCCGGTGTGCAGGACCCGAAGAAGGCCGCCGCCGTCCTGGGCCGCACCGCGCAGCTCACCTTCCACCCCGTGCTCGGTGCCGCGGACGGACCCGACGACACCTCCCGGCCCCTGCCGAAACAGCCCCGGGAACGCGTTGTGCCCGACGAGTCGGGCACGCCGCTGCGCCTCGGACCCGCCTCCCTGACCGGCGAAGACGTCAAGGAGGCCGCCGCCCGGTTCGACCAGCAGGGCGGCGCCGGATGGCACGTCACCGTCGGTTTCGAGGACACCGGCCGCGCCGGCTGGGCCGATCTGACCGGTGAGGCCGCCTGCGAGGCGCCGGGCGATCCGGCACGGCGGGTCGCCATCGTCCTCGACGACAAGGTCATCTCCTCCCCGCAGGTCGACCCGTCCCTCACCTGCGGGACCGGCATCCGCGACGGCGCCACCCGGATCACGGGCTCCTTCAGCCCCGAGGAAGCCCGCGAACTCTCGCTGCTCATCAACGGCGGTGCCCTGCCCGTGCCCGTCGAGACCGTCGAGCAGCGCACCGTCGGCCCCACCCTCGGCGCGCAGGCCATCACCGCCAGTGCCTGGGCGGCGGCCATCGGCACCGCGCTGACCTCGCTGTTCATCATCGTCGTCTACCGGCTGATGGGCGGCCTGGCCGCCGTGGCCCTGGCCTGCTACGGCCTGCTCTCCTACGCCGCCCTGGCCGCCCTCGGCGCCACCCTGACGCTGCCGGGCCTGGCCGGTTTCGTACTGGCCATCGGCATGGCGGTCGACGCCAACGTGCTGGTCTTCGAGCGGGCGCGCGAGGAGTACGCCGTCCGCCGCCGGCCCAGCATCCGCTCGTCGCTCGCGGCCGGCTTCCGCAACGCCTTCAGCGCGATCGCCGACTCCAACATCACCACGCTGATCGCGGCCGCCCTGCTGTTCTTCCTCGCGTCCGGGCCCGTGCGCGGTTTCGGCGTCACCCTCGGCATCGGAGTGCTCGCCTCCATGTTCAGCGCCCTGGTCATCAGCCGGGTGCTCGCCGAGTTCGCCGCGAGCCGCCCGGGCGTGCGCCGCCGCCCCCGTCTCACCGGCATCGCCACCATCGGCGCGGTCCGCGAGCGCCTCACCCGGCGCGACCCGCTCCTGATGCGCCGCCCGCGCCGCTGGCTGGTCACCTCCGCGGCGGTGCTCGCGCTGGCCGGCTCGGGCATCGTGGTGCGCGGCGTCGACCTCGGTGTGGAGTTCACCGGGGGCCGTCTCATCGAGTACACCACCAGCGCCCCCGTCGACCCCGGCCCGGTCCGCACCGCGCTCGCCGACGCCGGGTTCCCCCGGGCGGTCGTGCAGTCCTCCGGTGAGACGGGTCTGACGGTGCGTACGGATCCGCTGACCGACGCGGAGGAGGCCGAGGTCACCGGTGCGGTGCGCGACCTCGACGGCCGGGCGGACAAGGTCCGCGACGAGCTGATCGGCCCCAGCCTCGGCAAGGAGCTGCGCCAAGGTGCCCTGATCGCGCTGGCGGTGGCCCTCGGCGCGCAGTTCGTCTACCTCGCGGCACGCTTCCGCTGGATGCTGGGCTCGGCGGCGGTCGTCGCCCTCCTCCACGACGTGGTCGTCCTGCTCGGAGTGTTCGCCTGGCTCGGCAAGCCGGTCGACGGGGTGTTCCTCGCCGCCCTGCTCACCGTCATCGGCTACTCCGTCAACGACTCCGTCGTCCTCTTCGACCGGGTCCGGGAACTGACCCGGCGGAGCCCCGGGTCGCCGTTCGCCGGCACCGTCAATCAGGCGATCCTGCAGACCCTGCCCCGCACGGTGAACACCGGCATGGGCGCGGCGTTCATGCTCACCGCCCTCGCCGTGCTGGGCGGTTCCTCGCTCACGGACTTCGCCCTGGCCCTGCTGATCGGCCTCGCCGTCGGGACGTACTCCTCGGTGTTCACCGCGGCCCCCGTCGCGATCCGGCTGCACGGGCGTTCCCGTCCGGGAGAGCAGTCGCGGGAGGGTGGAGCGGTCACGAAGTGA
- a CDS encoding LysE family translocator, which yields MTVDLLGFLGVVLVAYVVPGPDFLVVVRAAAEDPSKGRAAALGAQTGLCVHMLAAAAGLSVIAARSPAVYDGIRLMGAAYLVYLGVRAVRAARRTARTRHHADEARSDALEQGGPAEGRLASCFTQGLLTNVLNPKAALFFLSVLPQFVDGDRPIAQQIFFLGMLDILIGVAYWFALVVVAARLGALLARPRIRRRWELTTGWLFIAIGVSVAAAA from the coding sequence ATGACGGTCGACCTGCTCGGTTTCCTCGGCGTTGTGCTGGTGGCGTATGTGGTGCCGGGCCCGGACTTCCTCGTGGTGGTCAGAGCGGCTGCCGAGGATCCATCGAAGGGCAGAGCCGCGGCACTGGGCGCCCAGACCGGGCTGTGTGTGCACATGCTGGCCGCCGCGGCCGGCCTCTCGGTGATCGCCGCTCGCTCACCCGCGGTGTACGACGGGATCCGACTGATGGGGGCGGCCTACCTCGTGTATCTCGGTGTGCGGGCGGTACGTGCCGCTCGCCGGACCGCCCGCACACGGCACCACGCCGACGAGGCCAGATCCGACGCCCTGGAGCAGGGCGGGCCCGCCGAGGGGCGTCTTGCAAGCTGTTTCACTCAGGGGTTGCTCACCAACGTGCTCAACCCGAAGGCCGCCCTGTTCTTCCTCAGCGTCCTTCCGCAGTTCGTCGACGGGGACCGGCCGATCGCGCAGCAGATCTTCTTCCTGGGCATGCTGGACATCCTCATCGGCGTCGCCTACTGGTTCGCCCTCGTCGTGGTCGCCGCGCGACTGGGAGCCCTGCTCGCCAGGCCGAGGATCCGCAGGCGCTGGGAGCTGACCACCGGCTGGTTGTTCATCGCGATCGGCGTCTCGGTGGCGGCCGCCGCCTGA
- a CDS encoding response regulator, with protein MSDTTTPAPTPSSTIRILLADDHALVRRGVRLILDQQPDLEVVAEAGDGAEAIELARTSEVDLAVLDIAMPRLTGLQAARELAALKPGLRILMLTMHDNEQYLFQALKAGASGYVLKSVADRDLVAACRAAMRDEPFLYPGAVTALIRNYLDRARHGDETPDQIVTPREEEVLKLVAEGHSSKEIADLLFISIKTVQRHRANLLQKLGLRDRLDLTRYAIRAGLIEP; from the coding sequence ATGTCCGACACGACCACGCCCGCCCCGACGCCGTCGAGCACGATCCGCATCCTGCTCGCCGACGACCACGCACTGGTCCGACGCGGCGTGCGGCTCATCCTCGACCAGCAACCGGACCTCGAAGTGGTCGCCGAGGCCGGTGACGGGGCCGAGGCCATCGAGCTGGCCCGCACCAGCGAGGTCGACCTGGCCGTGCTCGACATCGCCATGCCGCGCCTGACCGGACTCCAGGCAGCCCGCGAACTGGCCGCTCTCAAGCCGGGGCTGAGGATCCTGATGCTCACCATGCACGACAACGAGCAGTACCTCTTCCAGGCCCTGAAGGCCGGCGCGAGCGGGTACGTGCTGAAGTCCGTGGCCGACCGGGACCTGGTCGCCGCCTGCCGGGCCGCGATGCGCGACGAGCCCTTCCTCTACCCCGGCGCGGTCACCGCCCTGATCCGCAACTACCTCGACCGGGCCCGCCACGGGGACGAGACGCCCGATCAGATCGTCACCCCCCGCGAGGAGGAGGTTCTCAAGCTGGTCGCCGAGGGCCACTCGTCCAAGGAGATCGCGGACCTGCTGTTCATCAGCATCAAGACCGTCCAGCGGCACCGCGCCAACCTGCTGCAGAAGCTCGGCCTGCGCGACCGCCTTGACCTGACCCGCTACGCCATCCGCGCCGGTCTGATCGAGCCCTGA
- a CDS encoding rhodanese-like domain-containing protein, translating into MTPTIALTADQAHARLHELTVIDVRTPGEYASGHLPGAHNIPLDHLDAAVSSLSAAAERGQLLVVCASGARSATACERLADRGIDAATLTGGTTAWARLGHDTHRPAGSRSPWAMDRQVRLAAGSLVLTGLLAGRRWSAARVLSAGVAGGLVFSAVTNTCGMAKMLARLPYNRPDATDLDATLAALKG; encoded by the coding sequence GTGACACCCACCATCGCCCTCACGGCCGACCAGGCCCACGCCCGCCTCCACGAACTGACCGTCATTGACGTCCGCACCCCCGGCGAATACGCCTCCGGCCATCTGCCCGGCGCTCACAACATCCCGCTCGACCACCTGGACGCCGCCGTGTCCTCGCTGAGCGCCGCTGCCGAGCGCGGGCAACTCCTCGTCGTGTGCGCCTCGGGCGCCCGCTCGGCCACCGCCTGCGAGCGCCTGGCCGACCGGGGGATCGACGCCGCCACGCTCACCGGCGGCACCACCGCCTGGGCCCGGCTCGGCCATGACACCCACCGCCCCGCCGGCTCCCGCTCCCCCTGGGCCATGGACCGCCAGGTCCGCCTCGCCGCCGGATCCCTCGTGCTCACCGGCCTGCTCGCCGGACGGCGCTGGAGCGCGGCGCGCGTGCTGTCCGCGGGCGTCGCCGGCGGCCTGGTCTTCTCCGCCGTGACCAACACGTGCGGCATGGCCAAGATGCTCGCCCGGCTCCCCTACAACCGGCCCGACGCCACCGACCTGGACGCCACCCTCGCCGCGCTGAAGGGCTGA
- a CDS encoding metal-sensitive transcriptional regulator, with protein sequence MELAMAAEELKTVVNRLRRAQGQIAGVVKMIEEGRDCEDVVTQLAAASRALDKAGFAIIATGLQHCLTDADMAASGDREQMRARLEKLFLSLA encoded by the coding sequence GTGGAACTGGCGATGGCGGCTGAGGAACTGAAGACCGTGGTCAACCGGCTGCGCCGGGCGCAGGGGCAGATCGCCGGTGTCGTCAAGATGATCGAGGAGGGGCGGGACTGCGAGGACGTGGTCACGCAGCTCGCGGCGGCGTCCCGGGCCCTGGACAAGGCGGGCTTCGCGATCATCGCCACGGGTCTGCAGCACTGCCTGACCGATGCGGACATGGCCGCCTCCGGTGACCGGGAGCAGATGCGTGCGCGTCTGGAGAAGCTGTTCCTTTCTCTGGCGTGA
- a CDS encoding snapalysin family zinc-dependent metalloprotease, translating into MHVRMLTGGLAAACLVSVSLTGGQAAAAVPSTADMPLAARVVTYDASGSAEFRSAVDRGAAIWNESVDAVELRPVATGQRANIRVLADNGWPRALPTTLGNGTVYIGRQAVDQGYNTIRISAHELGHILGLPDRKPGPCSSLMSGSSAGTSCTNPYPNAAEKAEVEGNFGGELAGRARAVRAGVIVD; encoded by the coding sequence ATGCACGTCCGAATGCTGACCGGCGGTCTCGCCGCTGCCTGTCTGGTGTCCGTGTCCCTGACGGGTGGTCAGGCCGCGGCCGCCGTCCCCTCAACGGCCGACATGCCTCTGGCCGCCCGTGTCGTGACCTACGACGCCAGCGGGTCCGCCGAGTTCAGGAGTGCCGTCGACCGGGGCGCGGCGATCTGGAACGAGAGCGTCGACGCCGTCGAGCTGCGGCCGGTCGCCACCGGCCAGCGGGCGAACATCCGGGTTCTCGCGGACAACGGCTGGCCCCGGGCCCTGCCCACCACCCTGGGCAACGGCACCGTGTACATCGGGCGCCAGGCCGTCGACCAGGGCTACAACACGATCCGCATCTCCGCGCACGAACTCGGGCACATCCTGGGCCTGCCGGATCGCAAGCCCGGACCGTGCTCAAGTCTGATGTCCGGCTCCAGCGCGGGCACTTCGTGCACGAACCCGTATCCGAACGCGGCCGAGAAGGCGGAGGTCGAGGGCAACTTCGGCGGCGAACTCGCCGGGCGGGCCCGGGCGGTGCGTGCCGGGGTGATCGTGGACTGA
- a CDS encoding TraR/DksA family transcriptional regulator: MVNHRIIDESTTHLSAEDLAALRENLHEQRLFRQEQLRLLAGPVTSRAEDRIRQRAAAQIEVRVKLAASARMVLTDVEAALTRMNEGSYGTCHLCRHPVERERLMIVPQARYCARCQQVKEAQP, encoded by the coding sequence GTGGTGAACCACCGGATCATCGACGAGAGCACGACGCACCTGTCGGCCGAGGACCTCGCGGCGCTGCGCGAGAACCTCCACGAGCAGCGGCTGTTCCGCCAGGAGCAACTGCGCCTGCTCGCCGGACCGGTCACCTCCCGGGCCGAGGACCGGATCCGGCAGCGGGCCGCCGCGCAGATCGAGGTCCGCGTCAAACTCGCCGCCTCCGCCCGCATGGTCCTCACCGACGTCGAAGCAGCCCTCACCCGCATGAACGAGGGCTCCTACGGCACCTGCCACCTGTGCCGGCACCCGGTCGAGAGGGAACGGCTCATGATCGTGCCGCAGGCCCGCTACTGCGCCCGCTGCCAGCAGGTCAAGGAGGCACAGCCATGA
- a CDS encoding TraR/DksA family transcriptional regulator has translation MSLDVTRAESHSDEARRRLEHARTSRLAQLRALDETERSTDDHLLSAQKAAMERVLKEIEEAFARIDDGSYGICVGCAKPVPAERLEILPYTRHCVACQRRTA, from the coding sequence ATGTCGCTCGATGTCACCCGGGCCGAATCTCACTCCGACGAGGCCCGCCGGCGCCTGGAACACGCCCGCACCTCCCGGCTGGCCCAGCTGCGTGCCCTCGACGAGACCGAGCGCAGCACGGACGACCACCTGCTGTCCGCGCAGAAGGCGGCGATGGAACGCGTTCTCAAAGAGATCGAGGAAGCCTTCGCCCGCATCGACGACGGCAGCTACGGAATCTGCGTGGGCTGCGCCAAGCCCGTTCCCGCGGAGCGCCTCGAGATCCTGCCGTACACCCGCCACTGCGTCGCCTGCCAGCGCCGCACGGCCTGA
- a CDS encoding sensor histidine kinase: MSLFWRIFALNAVVLGMATALLLWAPVTVSVPVLLTEAVILVGGLAVMLVANAALLRLGLAPLDRLTKLMTTVDLLRPGQRLPASGGGGVAEVIRTFNAMLERLEQERVASSARALLAQEAERRRIAQELHDEVGQSMTAILLGLKRSADDAPEPLREELQELQEITRESLDEVRRLVRRLRPGVLDDLGLVSALTSLAEDFATHTRLLVTRRFDADLPALAPETELVLYRVAQESLTNVARHADAGRVTVALRRDGDSVVLTVTDDGSGIGAPREGAGIRGMRERALLVEGSLEITPAPHAGTRVQLTAPVARKQP, translated from the coding sequence GTGTCCTTGTTCTGGCGGATCTTCGCCCTCAACGCCGTGGTGCTGGGCATGGCCACGGCCCTGCTGCTGTGGGCTCCGGTGACCGTCTCCGTGCCGGTGCTGCTGACCGAGGCGGTCATCCTGGTCGGCGGTCTGGCCGTCATGCTCGTCGCGAACGCCGCGCTGCTGCGCCTCGGTCTGGCCCCGCTGGACCGGCTCACGAAGCTGATGACCACCGTGGACCTGCTGCGTCCCGGCCAGCGTCTGCCCGCTTCCGGTGGGGGTGGTGTCGCCGAGGTGATCCGCACGTTCAACGCCATGCTGGAGCGGCTGGAGCAGGAACGGGTCGCCAGCAGCGCCCGGGCCCTGCTGGCCCAGGAGGCGGAACGCCGGCGCATCGCCCAGGAACTGCACGACGAGGTCGGGCAGAGCATGACCGCGATCCTGCTGGGGCTCAAGCGCTCCGCGGACGACGCGCCGGAGCCGCTGCGCGAGGAGCTGCAGGAGTTGCAGGAGATCACCCGGGAGAGCCTGGACGAGGTCCGTCGTCTGGTGCGCCGGCTGCGGCCCGGTGTGCTGGACGATCTGGGCCTGGTGAGCGCTCTGACCTCGCTCGCCGAGGACTTCGCCACGCACACCAGGCTGTTGGTCACGCGCCGCTTCGACGCCGACCTGCCCGCTCTGGCGCCGGAGACGGAGCTGGTCCTCTACCGCGTCGCCCAGGAGTCGCTGACCAACGTCGCCCGCCACGCGGACGCCGGGCGGGTCACCGTCGCCCTGCGCCGCGACGGTGACAGCGTGGTGCTGACGGTGACCGACGACGGCAGCGGGATCGGGGCACCCCGCGAAGGCGCCGGCATCCGCGGCATGCGCGAGCGGGCCCTGCTCGTCGAAGGCAGCCTGGAGATCACCCCGGCACCCCACGCCGGCACCCGCGTCCAGCTCACCGCGCCCGTCGCAAGGAAGCAGCCCTGA